The following are encoded in a window of Alphaproteobacteria bacterium genomic DNA:
- the rplJ gene encoding 50S ribosomal protein L10: MDRSTKEKQVASLHQNLTESSLAVVTRQVGLSVAEATDLRLKMREADASYKVIKNTLARIAVKGTNFEDLEPFFKGPMALATSSDPVAAAKVAVNFSNDNDKLSIVGGILNGKVLNENEIKQLAKLPSLDELRSQLIAVISAPATQIARIVKIPAEQVARVCSAYGNS; this comes from the coding sequence GTGGATCGATCGACGAAGGAAAAGCAAGTAGCTTCTCTTCATCAGAACTTAACGGAGTCATCTCTTGCAGTGGTAACACGGCAGGTTGGTCTTTCTGTTGCTGAGGCAACAGATCTTCGTCTTAAGATGAGAGAAGCAGATGCGTCCTATAAGGTGATTAAAAACACATTGGCTCGTATTGCTGTTAAGGGAACTAACTTTGAGGACTTGGAGCCTTTTTTTAAGGGGCCCATGGCTTTGGCAACATCGTCTGATCCGGTAGCTGCTGCTAAGGTAGCCGTTAACTTTTCAAATGATAATGATAAGTTGTCGATTGTTGGCGGTATCTTGAATGGCAAGGTACTTAACGAAAATGAGATCAAGCAGTTGGCTAAGCTTCCTTCATTGGATGAGCTTCGTTCCCAACTTATTGCTGTGATTTCAGCGCCAGCAACTCAAATTGCACGTATTGTGAAGATCCCTGCAGAGCAAGTAGCCCGTGTGTGTTCGGCTTATGGGAATAGTTAA
- the rplK gene encoding 50S ribosomal protein L11 yields MAKKIVGYIKLQVPAGKANPSPPVGPALGQRGLNIMEFCKAFNAQTQELESGAPIPTVITAYADRTFTFTTKKPPVSYYLKKTAKVSKGSSTPGRGDPVAKITAKQVKEIAEQKMSDLNANDIEAACEMIRGSARSMNIEVVG; encoded by the coding sequence ATGGCGAAAAAGATTGTTGGTTACATAAAACTGCAGGTGCCGGCTGGTAAAGCCAATCCGTCACCGCCCGTTGGTCCTGCATTGGGTCAAAGGGGACTCAATATTATGGAATTTTGTAAGGCTTTTAATGCTCAGACACAGGAGCTTGAGTCCGGAGCTCCAATTCCAACTGTGATTACGGCCTATGCCGATCGTACATTTACATTTACGACGAAAAAGCCGCCTGTATCATACTATTTGAAAAAAACGGCAAAAGTTTCCAAGGGATCTTCAACGCCTGGACGAGGAGATCCAGTTGCTAAAATTACAGCAAAGCAAGTTAAAGAGATTGCGGAACAAAAAATGTCCGATTTGAATGCGAACGATATTGAGGCAGCCTGTGAGATGATCAGAGGGTCTGCGCGCTCAATGAATATAGAGGTTGTAGGGTAA
- the rplL gene encoding 50S ribosomal protein L7/L12 yields the protein MANLAKIVDSLSELTIIEAAELSKLLEEKWGVSAAAPVAVAAAGGGDAAGAAEAKTEFDVVLKSAGDKKIAVIKEVRTITGLGLKEAKDLVDGAPKAIKEGVNKDEAEKFKAQLEGAGATVELS from the coding sequence ATGGCTAATTTAGCAAAGATTGTGGACAGTTTGTCAGAGCTAACAATTATTGAAGCTGCCGAGTTGAGCAAGCTTTTAGAAGAAAAATGGGGCGTATCTGCGGCGGCTCCTGTTGCTGTTGCAGCAGCTGGTGGTGGTGATGCTGCGGGTGCTGCTGAAGCAAAGACTGAGTTTGATGTTGTCTTGAAGAGTGCCGGAGATAAAAAAATCGCTGTGATTAAAGAAGTTCGCACGATTACAGGCTTGGGACTTAAAGAGGCAAAAGATCTTGTTGATGGCGCGCCAAAAGCAATTAAAGAAGGCGTAAACAAGGATGAAGCTGAAAAGTTCAAAGCTCAGCTTGAAGGAGCCGGTGCAACTGTTGAGTTGTCATAA
- the rplA gene encoding 50S ribosomal protein L1, producing MAKLGKRLKKAHEGIDLEKTYSLDEAVKMVKERAKAKFDETIEIAMNLNVDPRKADQNVRGVIQLPHGTGKTLRVAVFAKDAKAEEAKKAGADIVGAEDLLETVQKGKMDFDRCIATPDMMALVGRLGKVLGPRGLMPNPKLGTVTTDVAKAVEAAKGGQVEYRAEKTGIVHSGVGKASFDQKKLVENVQTFIDTVAKARPSGVKGTYIQRIAISSTMGIGVKVEHGSGK from the coding sequence ATGGCAAAACTTGGAAAGCGACTTAAGAAAGCTCACGAAGGAATAGATTTAGAGAAAACCTATTCTCTTGATGAAGCTGTGAAAATGGTGAAAGAACGTGCGAAGGCAAAATTTGATGAAACCATTGAAATTGCCATGAATCTTAATGTGGATCCCCGTAAGGCTGATCAGAATGTTCGAGGCGTGATTCAACTTCCCCATGGGACTGGAAAAACTTTGCGCGTCGCCGTTTTTGCAAAGGATGCAAAAGCAGAGGAAGCTAAGAAAGCTGGTGCCGACATTGTTGGAGCCGAAGACCTGCTTGAGACCGTCCAAAAGGGCAAAATGGATTTTGATCGTTGTATTGCAACTCCTGATATGATGGCTCTTGTTGGACGTCTTGGTAAAGTTCTTGGGCCTCGTGGGCTAATGCCAAATCCGAAATTAGGAACGGTAACCACGGATGTTGCAAAGGCTGTCGAGGCTGCTAAAGGTGGCCAAGTCGAGTATAGGGCCGAAAAAACGGGCATCGTTCATTCCGGAGTAGGCAAAGCCAGTTTTGATCAGAAAAAGTTGGTTGAAAATGTGCAAACTTTTATTGATACGGTGGCTAAAGCACGCCCCAGTGGTGTTAAGGGAACTTACATTCAGAGGATAGCCATAAGCTCGACAATGGGCATTGGGGTCAAAGTCGAGCACGGTAGTGGAAAGTAA